The DNA segment CACCGCGGCGAATCCGCTGTCGACGGCGACGCGCGCGGCCCACTCCTCGACCACGTCCGAGTCCAGCGGCTGACTGCGCCCGCAGCAGCGGCAGATCAGGTAGTGACGGTGCCCGTCGGCCCGCCGCAGGCGGTAGAGCCGTCCGCGCTCGCCGGGGGGCCTTCGCGCACCGGAGTCGCCGCCCTGCGCCCCCTCCGCGGTCCGCTCGTCGCGCACGACGTCCACCGCTCCCGCATCCTCAAGGTCGCGCAGCGCCCGGTAGACGGTGGTCAGGCCGATCGTGTGGGTGCCCCCGACCAGGAGCGCGTACAACTCCCGGGCCGACACGAAGTCCTGACTGCCCGCGAGTGCTCGCAGGACAGCCGTTCGCTGCCGGGTGGTACGGCCGCCCATG comes from the Streptomyces sp. TS71-3 genome and includes:
- a CDS encoding Fur family transcriptional regulator gives rise to the protein MGGRTTRQRTAVLRALAGSQDFVSARELYALLVGGTHTIGLTTVYRALRDLEDAGAVDVVRDERTAEGAQGGDSGARRPPGERGRLYRLRRADGHRHYLICRCCGRSQPLDSDVVEEWAARVAVDSGFAAVQHTVELTGLCADCHVDGEARAERPCHLVPGRRGDRDGLRGHAG